The Bos indicus x Bos taurus breed Angus x Brahman F1 hybrid chromosome 3, Bos_hybrid_MaternalHap_v2.0, whole genome shotgun sequence genome includes a window with the following:
- the IVL gene encoding involucrin yields the protein MSQQHTLPVIQPPALSQESLKPASPPTNTQQEQVKQPTPLPAPCQKVHSELPGEVPLELGEKHTIVKGVAEQKCEPQQPEPEQQEQHVEQQQQESQVQEQYVEEQQQESQVQEVHVEQQQQESQVQEQHVEQQQQESQVQEQHVEQQQQESQVQEQHVEQQQQESQVQEQHVEQQQQESQVQEQHVEQQQQESQVQEQHVEQQQEESQVQEQYVEQQQQESKVQEQHVKQQQQESQVPEEHVKQQQQESQVPEVHVEQQQQESQVPEKHVELQQQESQVPEVHVELQQQESQVPKVHVKKQHQELQEQEVQQQKEQHVEHQEAEHLGLQLEQEKTQREQQLKGQLEQEKKVLGQHLDQEPAKREEQMEKKEEQLLEQQEGQLKQPVFVPAPGQVQETHPVLPLKEKALPSEEAGGVVPSKHK from the coding sequence ATGTCCCAGCAACACACTCTGCCAGTGATTCAGCCCCCTGCCCTCTCTCAGGAGTCCCTCAagcctgcttctcctcccaccaaTACCCAGCAGGAGCAAGTGAAGCAGCCAACTCCACTGCCTGCCCCATGCCAGAAGGTACACTCGGAGCTCCCAGGGGAGGTCCCCTTGGAGCTTGGGGAGAAACATACAATTGTGAAAGGGGTGGCTGAGCAAAAGTGTGAACCACAGCAACCAGAGCCAGAGCAGCAAGAACAGCATGTggaacaacagcagcaagagTCACAGGTGCAGGAACAGTATGTGGAAGAGCAACAGCAAGAGTCACAGGTACAGGAAGTACATGtggagcagcagcaacaagagTCACAGGTGCAGGAACAGCATGTGGAACAGCAGCAACAAGAGTCACAGGTGCAGGAACAGCATgtggaacagcagcagcaagagtcacAGGTGCAGGAACAGCATgtggaacagcagcagcaagagtcacAGGTGCAGGAACAGCATgtggaacagcagcagcaagagtcacAGGTGCAGGAACAGCATgtggaacagcagcagcaagagtcacAGGTGCAGGAACAGCATGTGGAACAGCAGCAGGAAGAGTCACAGGTGCAGGAACAGTATgtggaacagcagcagcaggagtcaaAGGTGCAGGAACAGCATGTGAAGCAGCAACAGCAAGAATCACAGGTGCCAGAAGAGCatgtgaagcagcagcagcaagagtcacAGGTGCCAGAAGTGCATGtggagcagcagcaacaagagTCACAGGTGCCGGAAAAGCATGTGGAGCTGCAGCAGCAAGAGTCACAGGTGCCAGAAGTGCATGTGGAGCTGCAGCAACAAGAGTCACAGGTGCCAAAAGTGCATGTCAAAAAGCAACACCAGGAGCTACAGGAGCAGGAAGTGCAGCAGCAAAAAGAACAGCACGTGGAACATCAGGAAGCAGAACACCTGGGGCTGCAGCTGGAGCAGGAGAAAACACAAAGAGAGCAGCAGCTAAAAGGACAGCTGGAACAGGAGAAGAAGGTCTTGGGCCAGCACTTGGATCAAGAGCCAGCAAAGAGAGAGgagcaaatggaaaagaaagaggagcagCTGCTGGAGCAGCAGGAGGGGCAGCTGAAACAGCCTGTGTTTGTCCCAGCTCCCGGCCAGGTCCAAGAGACCCACCCAGTCCTGCCACTGAAGGAAAAAGCCTTGCCCTCTGAAGAAGCAGGAGGTGTAGTGCCTTCTAAACATAAGTAA